Part of the Candidatus Eisenbacteria bacterium genome, GATGCCGAGCCGCTCGAGCTGCGCGCGCGCCTGCGGTCGCTCGCCGCGGTCGAAGCCGCGGTCGCTGCCGCTCACGCGGCCGCCGAGCATGGCCTGGAACTGCGCGAGCGCGCTCATGCCGCTGCCACCCACGCCGGCGTAGTGAAACCGCGCGGTCGAGCGCGGATCGGGCGCCTCGCCGGGCCCGGGCGCGATGATCACGACCGGATCCCCTTCGGCGACGAGGTCGAAGAGCTCGGCGATGCCGGCGTTCGAGAGCCGCACGCAGCCGTGCGAGGCGGGCGTGCCGAGGGTGTGCTCGTGGTTCGTGCCGTGCAGATAGATGTAGCGCTCCAGCGAATCGCAGCCGGTTCCGCGGTTGACGCCGTCCTCGAGGCCCTCGAGCGTCAGCACGCGCGTGAGGATCAGGTCGTCCTCGCGCGGTTCGCCGCGCCAGATCTCGCCGGTCGCCTCGCGGCTCACGAACACCGTGCCGCTCGCCGCACCCGCGCCGATCCGGCGGTGAATGCGGTGCCAGCCGGGCGGCGTCTTGTACGAGCCGCTCTGGCCGCCGATGCCGTTGGCCGCCGTCGAGGCGGGCCACGACCCGGCGACCTTGCCGTCCCGCAGGAACAGCACGCGCTGCGCTCCGGCATCCACGATCACCAGCCGCGGGGGCAGCTCGCGCACGGGCGCCTGCGCGCGGCCGAGCGCCGCGGTGACGAGCGTTCGAGCGTGTTCGGCGGGATCGTGGGACTCGCTCATGCGGCCAGAGTGCCACAGTCGCGCGGGCGCGCGAAGCGGCGGGGTGCGCCCGCGCACGGCCCGGCCGGACGAACGGTCACGCGAAGCGGCGGCGCGCACCCAGGAGCATGCGGCCCGTGCGGCCGGCGGACCCCGCGAAGCGGGTCACGCCACGAAACACGAAGGGGCCGGTCTTTCGACCGGCCCCACTCGCGCTGCGTGCGGCGCTACCGCAGGAGCACGACGGTGCGGGCGGTCCGCGAACCCGCCGTCACCGCGTGGATGAAATAAGTGCCGGGGGCGAGCAGCTTCGGCGCGAAGACCAGCGAGTGGTCGCCGGCCGACATGTCGCCGTCGGCCAGGGTTTCCACGAGCTGCCCCGCGACGTTGTAGACCTTGACCGTCACCTGGCCGCTGCGCGGCAGGTAGAGCTGCACGGTGGCGTTGGTCTTGAACGGGTTGGGGAACACGTTGCGGAAGGCGACGCCGCCGGTGAGCATCGGCTCGGCGACCGTGGGCTCCTGGCCGGCCTGCGCGATCGGCGCGTTCAGCAGGTTCGGGCGGTACTGGCCCGTCATGGACTGCATGCGCGAGATCTGCTGCGAGGTGAACTCGGTGTAGCAGGCGTCGTCCGAGTAATCCATGTAGTTGTGGATCGGATCGAGCCCCGCCGAGGAGCAGGTGTTGCGGCCTTCGGGGCAGCCCGACGCGGCGCTCGCCTCGTAGGGCGTGTCGTCGCAGTAGTCGCCGGGCGCGGTGCAGCCGCCCTGGAACGTGTGGTACAGGCCGAGGTAGTGGCCGGCCTCGTGCGCCAGCGTGCCGCCGAGGTTGTAGGGCGCGAGGTAGCCGCCGGGAACCGAGCCGTAGTGGATCACCACGCCGTGCTGCTTGTTGTTCTCGGCGTACGACCACGGGAACGTCGCCCAGCCGAGCAGGCTCTGGCCCGGCTTGCACGTGTAGACGTTGAAGCGGTGCAGCGGATCGATCGCCAGCGTGTTCTTGGCGTTCTTCTCGG contains:
- a CDS encoding T9SS type A sorting domain-containing protein, which codes for MKQRFVVSAVFVLGLTALFASAALAGRPSTPDWRTPGLDGGRNCATPEPTVFETEAVQAALRRYIEDGRAGATGQIKIAWHVIYNGSTGNIPQSQIDAQIAYMNARYAGTGFSFVLASVDRTNKKAWWTMTPGSRAEKNAKNTLAIDPLHRFNVYTCKPGQSLLGWATFPWSYAENNKQHGVVIHYGSVPGGYLAPYNLGGTLAHEAGHYLGLYHTFQGGCTAPGDYCDDTPYEASAASGCPEGRNTCSSAGLDPIHNYMDYSDDACYTEFTSQQISRMQSMTGQYRPNLLNAPIAQAGQEPTVAEPMLTGGVAFRNVFPNPFKTNATVQLYLPRSGQVTVKVYNVAGQLVETLADGDMSAGDHSLVFAPKLLAPGTYFIHAVTAGSRTARTVVLLR